The genomic interval CCGTCACCGATTGGGATTTGACATACGACGAGGGCACGGGGCACCCCGTTTCCGACTACACCGTCAAAGCGCAATACGCCGTGATGTGCAAGGGCAACCTCGAGGTTGCCTTCGAGGGGTGCCGTTTCCGCGGGTATATGCACGAGCAGGGGGGCGCGGTGCGCCTCTTCTACGGCGACTATGCGGGCAACGCCCACGCGCAGACTTTATACGGGGACAACGTCTCCTGTCGTGCCGAATTGACGTTCGCGCGGTGCACGTTCGCGGATAACGCCGCTTTGTACGGCGGCGGCGCGGTGTACGCCGAGGGATACAAGCGCAACGTGGCGTTGCACTTCGGCGGGTGTTCGTTCGAGGACAACCTCTCGGGCGCGGGCGATTACGCCTTGGGCGGCGGCGCGGTGGCGCTTACCGCGGCCAAGGCCGACTTCGACGGGTGCCGCTTTGGCGGCAACGTCGCCAACTACGTCTATGCGGGCGCTCCCGTGTTGGAGGATCCCGACGCCTCGATGGGCGGCGCGGTATGCGCGTATATCGGCAGCGAGTTGAACATGCTCGACTGCGCCTTCGTGGGCAACGGCGCGTCCTTGGGTGGTGCCGTGGCCATCGCGGCGAGTACCGCCGTCGTGGACGGCTGCATATTTGACGGTAACCGCGCGCAATCGCGAAAGAACTATGAGACCAAGAGCCTGGCCTCGTGCGGTGGATTGGGCGGCGCGGTGTGGTGCAACAACCCCGAAAGCGTGCGCGTCATCAATACGGACGTGCGGCGGAATACGGCCCAAAACGCCTACGCCGCCGTGTACGCCGATTACGGCAAGACGATGGATTTGGGCGCGCGCGGGTTGGAGATGGCCTTCTGCACGGTGGCCGACAACGTGGCCGAAGCAAGCCCCGCCGATTTCTACAAGTACGGCGAAGCGAATTACGAATATAATTTGTACCCGTCCGATTTTTGGGCGATACCCTACGTCAAAGCCGTGGGGTGCGTGGTGATAGACGCCGTCGAGGGGGCGCGCCAAACGCCCGCAGAAAACAACGGCTACAACTATCGCGCCACGCCCGCTCAAGCGGACGAGGACGGCTATACCCGTCGTTACGACGAGCAAGCGGTCGATGCGCACCTCGCCTTTGCGGGGTTGGCGGTCGTACCCAACGCCTACGTGGCGGCGCAATTCCCCGAGCGCGCGGCCTCGCTTTCGGGCGACTTCACCGTGGGTGCCAACGCGGCGCCTACCACCTACGAATTGTACGTAGGGACGGAGTTGGCGGATACGATAACGGTGGCTTACGGTCATACCGTCGAGTTGCCTGTCTATCTCAAAGTGGGATATACCTTCGTGGAGTGGCGAACCGCCGACGGCAAGGCGTACGCGGATGGCGTGACCTACTACGGCAACGGGGCGAATCCCGTGCGGTTGTACGCCGCCATGACCTACAACGAGCCGCAAGTGCCGCAGCCCGCAGGGGGTAGGGGCGCCAAGCCCATGCCCGAGTACACCATCGTGATCATCGTATTGTGCGGGGTGCTTGCGTTGGGCGCGGCGACCATGCTGTTGCTGTTGGGCGGCTATGCCATACGGCGCAAAAAAGAGGGGGACGTACCCCAAGAAACCGCGCCCACCGAGGCGGCGCCCGCCGAAAAAACGCCCGTGACAGAGGAAGACGTTGCGCGTATTTTGGCCGCCAACGAGGACGTAGCGGCCTTGTCCGAGCGCGAAAAAGAGGTGCTCAAAGGCGTATTGGCGGGCAAAAAACGCAAGGAGATCGCCGCGGAGTTGTTTATATCGGAGTCCACGGTCAAAAAACATATCGCGTCCATCTACGCCAAATTGGGCGCGTCCTCGCGGGCGGAACTGTTGGCAAAGTTGTTCGTGACGAAGTAAAGGCTCTCTTTCGGGCGAGGTAATATCGATAGACAAGGCGCGTTTGCGCCGAGGCGGCTTGGGCAAAAAAAGAGTGTAGACACGGCTATTTCGGCAGGAAGTAGCCGTTTTTTGATGAAAAGTAGCCGAAAGGATACCCCTTTTTTGCGTGCGATATATGATATATTTTTTATATAACACGCGGGGGCGCGCTCTATATATATGATATGTGCACGATGCCCGCGCAATTAGGTGGACGAATACGTGAAGAAAAAGATTGCTTTGATTGTAGTGGAGTTGGAGACCGAGGAGACGGACGGCACGGTGGAAGAATGCGTGCTCGACCGCGAGGCGCTCTCTTTGACCGACGAGGATATCCTGTATCTCGTGGAGCATACGCCCGCTTCGGCGACGTTGACGGCGAGGGAGAAGGAAGTGCTGGCCGCCACCTTCAAAGGTCGCCGCAGAGCGGACACCGCCGAGGAATTGTTTTTGTCCGAATCCACCGTCAAGAAGCATTTGCGTTCCATCTACGCCAAATTGGGCGTCAAAAACGAATACGAATTGTTGAGCCTACTGTATCGCCAACCGAAATAAAATAGTGCGGCGTCCGACGCCGAGCCTTTGGGCGAATAAGGAGAAAAGTATGACCAAATCTCACAAACTCATCTGCGTAATGACAGCCGTCGCGGCCTTCCTCTTTGCGGCGTGCGCGGCCTTCGTCGCGGCGCCTCGGGTGGCTTCGGCCAACGCGGCGTTGCCCTTCACGCTTACCGCGCCCCAAAACGTCGTCCTCACCAAAGAGAATATCGGCGATAGCAGTACCACCCTCGGTATGGCGTACAGTATGTCCAACGAAATCAACGCCTTCTTCGTGGCCTATCACGATTCGGGCGACGAATCGGCGTATCTCGCTTCCCGCGGCGTCACGGAGTACAACCAGATCTATCTCGGCATTCAAATCGACTGGGCGCTGGACGACGTGAACGACGCGGTGTCTGGCTGGCACCACAACGCCTATTGGGACGACGCGCCTCTCGGCACGCTCGGCACGGACGAGGACGGTAAACAGCAGTTCAGCGAATGGGACGTGGTCGATTGCGGACTATACGATACCCAAATCGTCAACGATATATGGCTCTATCGCGGGATGAACGCGGGCCTTTGGAACGGTAGCGAAAACCGGGTCGGCGTCAGAGAACAACTCCGTCCCTCGCAGTACACCGCCAACGAACACGATGAAGAAGTCGACTTGTCCATCGACTGGAACCAACACACGATGTACAGCCGCGTGCGGTTCGTCGTCACGACGTACAATGACGAAACCTACAAGACGGAATACACCTTTTCCGATTGGTCGACCGTCGTCGCTTGGGGCAAAGACGCCGCCAAGGACGAGCCTTTGACGCCCGCCGACGTCCCCGCGCCCGTCATTACGGGGTTGCGTTTGACCGACGAAACCTTCAACGACAATCCCGTCGTGGCGTTCACCCTCACCGTGCCCGAAGAGATCGCGTCGGCGACGGCGCGCGCCGTGGCCAAAAACAACACGCTCCGTATCGAGGTGGAAGCGAGAGTGAAAGGCACGACCGAATGGAAAGACCTCCACGTCGCCGCGGACCTTACGACGGGCGAACACAAGGCCTGTCTCGTCTACCTCGCCGAGCAGGGCAAGACCTTCCCCGCCGGCATCGAAGTGGAGATGCGGGCGCGGTACTACTGCGCGCAACAGGGGCAGGACGACTTCTATTCGGGATACAGCAAGGTCATCGGCTTCGGCTCGGACGACATCGTCTATAACGAGGCGCCCGCCGTCAACGGGGGCGGCGCCGCTCAAGGCGGCGGTGACGGTGCCGAGGGCACGCACAAATGTAAAATTTGCCATATCTGTCCCGAGCCTTTGGGCTTGTGTATTTTCATTTGGCTTGCTATAATAGCAACGGTGGCCATCGTCGTCTTCGTGGTGATCAAGGTGATCAAAAAGGCCAAAGAGAAGAAGGACGAGGACAAGAATAACGAGTAAACCACGGAGAAATCCGTATTATAAAGGAGAAATCTATGAAAAAGAAACTGTATGTCATTTTGACGCTGTGCTTGGTCGTCGTGTTGGCGGTGGCCATGACGGCCTGCAAGAACAAACTCGGCGTCACCGGCGGCGACGCTTCGGTGGCGGCGGATTACGACTACACTCGGGTGCAGTCCAATCTCGACGCCATGCGTACCGGCCAGGGCTTCCTCATTCGCTACAAAGGCACGACGACGGGCACCGAGGCCGCGGACAACGACGAGGGCACTATGGCCTACGGCGCGAAGGGCGGTGTCTACTACGTGGCGTCCGACGAGGACGAAACCTACTACGATATGACCAACGACGCCTATATCACCGTGTACGACAAAAATAAGGACGAGGCCGGCAACGTCTATTGGACCAAAGACGTCAACTACTACAACGCCGACTACACCAAGGAGCAGGCGCAGACCGAGATGAATGCGCAGATTTCGGCGGCCTCGGCTTGGATGACCTACTACGGCGTCAACGCCATGGACGGTGGCATGAAGAAGAGCGGCGCCACCGTCATCGGTCGCTCGTGCGACAAGTACGAGTGGGGCGTCAATATGGTGGTGTACAAGATGAATTACGCCTGCTATATCGACAAGTCCACGGGCATCTGCCTCAAATGGACCGGCGGCGCTTCCGCGGTCGGTGCTTCCGCGGGCGTCAACTTCGAGTGCGAGGAGTTCAATACCAACCCCACCTTCACCCTGCCCACCGTCAGCGCGGACAATACCCACGAGCACGGCAATGAGAGCGGCCAAGAAGGCGGCGGCAACGGCAACACCACCCCCGGCGGCCAAGGCCAAGGCGGTAGCGAAAGCGGCAGCCAAGAGGGCGGCCAAGGCCAAGGCGGCAGCGAAAGCGGTCAAGAGGGCGGCCAACAAGGCGGCGGTAACGAAGGCGGCGAAAGCGCGGGCACTTCCATCACTGCGGACTATCCCAACGCGGGTAACAGCGCCATCGTGGACGCGCTTATCCCCAACGGCTTCCGCGTGACCTATACCTTGGGCGCGGGCGTGGACGCCGACGGCAACGTCAGCGGCAACAATTTGGGCACCTATACCTTCGCGGTCAAAGGCGACGTGTATTTCATCGTCAGCAGCAACGAGTCGGCCTATTTCGACTTCGGCGAGAGCGCGGAATACTACGTGGATTACCGTATGCAGAACGGCAGTTGGAAACGGCACAATGTGGCATACGGCGAAGATACCGATTACACTTCGGCCGACGCGGCCAAGACGGCTTTGCGCCAGGTCATCAACAGTTATATGACGTTGGGCGCGCAATACGCCAATCTTCAAGGTCTCACCAAGACTTCCGAGACCTATCTCTCCAGAGCCGTGGACAAGTATGCCAAGAAAGACGTGCCGGCCCAAGGTTACGAAGAGGAGTACCTCATCAAGATGGATAAACAAACGGGCGCGGTGCTGTTCTTCTATTACAATCTGTATCCGGCGGGCGCCGTCGATTATACCTACGTCGCCAGCCACGTGACAACCGAGTTTACGGTGGGTTACGACGTGGTGTTGCCCGAGGTGGCGTCCAACTTGACCACCATCGGGGCCAAGCATAGTCCCGACGACGTGGCGGCGGCCATGATCGCCGAAGCGGCGCGCGAGAACGGCCTCTCCGTTCGTTTGGTCAATGAGACCGATCATTCGCGCGACGTGTATGAGATTTGGATCAAGAACAACAAAATCAAATACACTTTCTTCTCCGAGGAGAAAGAGAGCGGCGACACCATTGCGGATTACGTCTTTTATGTAGACGCCACCGTACAGGGCAACGCCAAAGTCTACGAGTGCGCGGACGAGGAGACCCCGTACGAGTTGGACGGCAGTTACTACTACTTGTACGACGGCGTGGAAGATTTCACCGATTACGTGGGCATCTTCGGCGTGTTGGGCGACTACTGGTTCTGCATCGAAGACGAAGCGGCGTTGACCGTGGACGTGTACCACGGCTCCCGCGACGTGGACGTATATACGTTCACCGAGAGTGACGCCACGATGAAGATCGACCAAAAGACGCACGCCGTGCTGTATTACAAAGAAAGCGACAAGGATTTCGCGACCTATACCTGCGAGGACGTCTACACCGATTTCACGGACGAGATCGAGATGCCCGTCGAGAGCGTGTAGTCGATCGACCAAAGGAGTAGACGATGAAGAAGAAACTAGTATTAGTGATAGCAATCTGTTTGGTGCTGGCTTTGACCTTCACCTTGTTCGCTTGCGGCGACAAGGATAAAGGCAACGGCAGCGGCACGAACACCCAAACGCAAACGGGCGACAATCAAGGCACGGGCAACGGCAACGGTACGAATCAAGGCGGCACCACCCAACCCGATACGAGCAACGGCGGCAGCACCACTCCCTCCGGCAACGAGGGCGGGCAAGGCGGCACGCAGGACGCCACCGTGCTCACCAAGACGATGGCCACGCGCGAGAGCATTATGACGGCCATCGGCGACACCTACAAGGTGGTGGCGCAAAGTCCCGACGGGCAGGCGGTGACCACCGTGGCTTCGGACGGCACCTATTTCTACGCCAACGATCCCTACGAGAGCTTTAACAAGAAACTCTACGACAATACCTACCTCTATCCCTATACGTCTATCTGGGACGGTAAGTATCACAAAATGAGTACGCCCACCTTTACGGCGGACGGCTCGGCGCCCACCATGCTGGGCAGGGGCAACGTGGGCTATATGTTCCAATTCGCGGGCGAGACGCTCTCCTACAACACCGAGGAGACCGTGACCGTGGCGGGGCGTGCGGCCAAGAAGTACACCTTCGAGAGCACCAACGCCTACGGATATAACCTCTACTTCCACGAGGAAGTCACCATCGACGACGCGACGGGCGCGTGCCTCAAATACGCCTATGAGGGCAGAATGGGCGCAGGCTCGACGGGTGCCACCCGCAACAAGGTCAACTTCGAGGTGACAGAGCTCAGTTACGGCACGGGCAACGCGGCGGCGCGTGCGTTCCTCGACGGCTATATCGCCAAAATCGACGTGTCCGCGTGGGATAGCGACTATATCGCGACGGTCGGTCTGTCGGCCGTGGCGGCGCCGCAGGGCGAATTATTCTACAGCGAATGGGTGGATGACGACCACAATTCGCGCGATAGCGAGTACCCCTATTGGGACGTGCAATATAAGTTGTATTCGGATACGCAATCCGAGTATCAGGACTATGTGCGCGCGTTCTGCCGCGCCTTCTACGACGCAGGCGCCAAGATTGACGCAGGCACGCACGAGGCCGATTTCGACGATGTGTTCTCGGCCAACGGCGAGGATATGGACGACTTCAATCTTTGTGCGTACGTGGTGGGGAATCCCGACTACCAGGTGTACGTCAGCGTCTATTACAACAAGTATGCGTCACAGAAGTACTGGAATATAGAAGTGGAAATCAAGAGAGAAGACTGATAGGCCCATGTGGTCGGTTGGTTGCGAATATCCCTTGACGTAAGCGGGTATTTGCTGCCGATAAGCATGAGAGACGTCGCCTAAGCGGCGTCTCTTTTTGCGTTTTGTCGGCGGTTTCGAGGGCGAACGGCACGCCGTTTTCGCGTATAGACGCGCCTTGCCGATGGTTTTTTCCTGCGCTGTTCGGCACCGTCCAAGTGGTTTTTCGCCTCGTTTAGGCTTTCTTATAGTGTACGATTTATCGTACACTATGGCATTGACCGTTCGCGTTGAACGCGCTACAATCAAGGTATGAAAGCGCAAGGAGCGGAAAGGAGTTGCGTATGAAAAAATCAAAAGGAAAAAGAAAGTTCGATGCTATCGTAGCCGTATTGGCGTATTTGGCTATGGTTATCGCCGGTTTGTGTACGCACGGTGCGCTTTGCGTGGTATGCTGGGTGCTTTCAATGCCGTTATCCCTTGCGATGATATGCGCTTTGTGCAAATTGGGCGAAAAAGAGGTCAAGCCCACGCCGAAGCAAGAGAGGGAAACGTTGAAGAAAAATTTGATGAAAGCGCTGTTCGTCTTGGAAATGCTCGATGACGACGAAAGGAGATAACGATGAGCGCGGAAGATTTGAAAGAAATGAGTGCGGAAGAAAAGGTGCGGACAGCGGTGCGTATCGCCGAGGAATTGGTGTTGTGGAAGGATACCATTCATTGCCTATCCACGGGCGCCTACGGCGTGCGCGGCGCGGATATGCTCCTCACCATATACGTCGAGCGGGGCGCGGACGCGGTGCGTGCGGCGCAACTGCGCATCAAACTATTGGCCGAATCCAATTCGATTGCCGGCTGAAGCCGCTTGTCGTACCGTGTGGCGCTTACGGCTGCGCGATTTTTACGTTGTGCGCAATCGGATTGGCAACCGCACGAAAATATTGTTTGCGTGTCATTGTTTGCTGCTTTATAAAAGGAATAAAGCGCTACCAATTTGCGTTTTTGGGATTTCTTTTCCTATTCATATTGACAAAACTCTCCCAAATGGTCTGCATTATAGGTGCGCCGGCATGTCTATGTGACTGAAGTTGCGAACCTGTGTTGCGCAACCGAGCGGAGTACCTATGACGCGTTAAAAAATTGGTGTGAGGCTCCGTAGCCGCCCTTTTACGAGGGCGGTTTTTCTTTGCCCTCGGAAGAGGATAGTCCCGCGTGCGGGCTATTATGCGTATGCCGAATCACACGCGGTCACGGTCATATAACCGTCGCCCGCCCGCCGTTCGTTGTCACTATCATGGAAAGAACAAAATGCCACGATAATCCTTATTTGCGTTTGAATCATAATAATAATTACGAACACCTTAGGGGACCTCAAAACCACGAATGTGCTCTTTTTCAATACGCCTCTAACAAAAGAAAGCGTGAATCATCTTTATTATATAGATGCGTTAATTGAATAACGCGATAGCGTTTAGATTTGCGTATTATTTTGCGTAGAATTGTTGACAGCGCGGTCACAATATGTTAATATACTAATACACTCCAAAATATCGGGCTCGCGGAGAAGTACCCAAGTGGCTCAAGGGGCTCCCCTGCTAAGGGAGTAGTACGCGAGGAGTGTAGCATGGGTTCAAATCCCATCTTCTCCGCCATAAGCCTTCAAGTTTGAACCATCATACTTGAGGGCTTTTGTTTTGTCACGCATAGATGGTAACGTGTACCACAAATCCATAGTATGGGAGCGTATATGTCTTCCTGCAATTATAAGAAAAGCAGCCCCGATCTTGCTCAGGACTGCTCATCAATGGTGTGTTGAGGTATATCTGTATTTTGTCGTCGTATAGGACTATCTTGTTGACGAGGTAGGCAACCAGTAACTCGGGCTCCATCCGTAGTGCCTCCTCGTAGAACTGTGCTATCGTTTCCTCGGGGATCTCCACCATCATTTTGCATTTCTCTTTGGCGACCTGCTCCTCTAACTCTACTTGCTTTTGTTCCAACTCTTTCAGCCGTTCGCCCGTTGTCCTCGTAACAAGTCCTCCCTCTACGGCTTTCATAAGGTTTTGGAGTGCGATGTCAACTTGCCGCTGCTCTCGCCTTAAAACCTCATATCGAACGCTATGCTCGTTCTGTTCCTTCTGATATCGCATCAGTTTTGCTACCAAATCAGCCTTAACTTTGGGTCGGTTCAGTGCATCAATCAAAGACTTTATCACGATCTCTTCCAGCTTTGCTTTGTGTATGCTCGCTTTGCGACAACCGTTGCCGTGTTTACGCCCAATACATTTATAGTACCGCATAACCTCCCCGTTCCTCGCCGTTCCGCATTCGGCGGTGATATTACAACCGCAGTAGCCGCACACGACCTTCTTTCGTAACATATAATTGGTTATTGTGCTATTCCCTCCGTGTTTGTTTTGCAAGGTCTTCACACGCACTTTCTCGAATGTTTCGGGGGTGATTATTTGGGGATAGATGTTGTCATATATGACTCCGTCATAGCGAACAATTCCCGTATATCGCTCATTTCGCAGAATGTGATACATCGTGTTTTTATTGAACGGCCTACCATTGTTCGTGATATTTTGCGCGTTCAATTCATTAATGAGGTCTTTCAGCACCTCGCCGTTGAGATATTTGCTATATATCAGGCGGACGATCTCCGTTTCTTCCTCGATGATACGCAACTTGTGGTCTACCACCTCATAGCCGAACAATAACGTTCCGCAGGTGTAGTTGCCTTTGATGCGGGACTCCCTCATGCCACGTCTCACCTTTTGTGACAACTCTGCCGAGTAATATTCCGCATAACCTTCGAGCATCGACTCTATGATGATGGTTTCGGGCGTATCGGGGATATACTCCGTCGCGGACACCAACTTGATTCCGTTATCCCGCAACGTTTTCTTGTGCATTGCCATCTCGTACTTGTTGCGGGAAAAGCGATCCAACTTGTACACTATCACGTATTTCCACTCTCGCTTTTTGCTGTCTTTCAACATTCGCTGGAGGTCGGGTCGATTATCATTGGTGCCCGTCATAGCTCGATCTATGTATGTGTCCAAGATGATGATGCCCTTGCTCTTTGCATAGTTTTTGCAAACGTGCAACTGTCCTTCGATAGATTGCCCGTTTGACTGTGCGAACTGAATCTTGCATAGATGACCGCTCTATTCATTGCCTTTCCTCCCGAATACGTTCTGTGGCGTAAAGTCTTTAAGGCTTCCGCCGTTCTTAACAAAGTCTATCAATACGTTTGCCAATATGTTTGCGTTTTGTTGATTTGTTCTTGCGACAGGTCGCAAGGGGTTTTATTGCTTGCACCGCTCATTAAATCCACGGTGACAACGTTCTTTACTTGGTGTTTTATTATTCATTCCTTTTGGACGGTGAGGGTATCCTGTATATTTTTTGCCCTCACTCTCACAAGGAATCAAGGGGATTCCATTACGCCAATGCTTCTTTCGCGTAATCCTTTTCCCTACGTAGGTCAAGTGTCTGTTTTCGTTCCCGAAGAGGTTATTTGTCTTCCTTTTTCTGTTTCTCAAACTTTTCAAGTTCTCCGCTGAAAAAGTCGTCATAACCGTCCATTATCTTTGCTAATCCCAAATCATGTTCGGCGGCTTCGTCTAATAGTGCTTTGTATCCCGCCCGAATTAGTTGGACTTTCGTGTAACCATACTCTTCGAGAAAAGCGTTTATCTCTTCCGCTTCCTTGCGGTCAACGCTCGTTCCCCAAACCATACACTTGGCTTTCCGTTCTTCCTTGTGTCTATCCTCATATCTCTTATCTTTTTCCGCTCTCGGTTTCGTCATTTCTTTCATCTCCTTTGGTTAATATCGTAATCGTATTGATACGACTATGCATATTTTACACCCTTGCGAGTTCGATGTCAAGCTATTCTCGTATATATACGACGATAACTTTTCGAGCGGCGAGATATGCGATTATTGGCTCCTTACTCTTCAAGCCTATTCATTACGCTTCTTCGCATCCTTGCTATTCTCTTTGGGGGAGAAAGAAGGTAATAAGAAAGATACCCGTCGGCAATGCCGCCAAGAGAAAGTGGGTTTCCCACTTGTCCACGAAACGGTTGAGCAAAATCATTGATTTTGGGAAAACCCTTTACCTCATAAGATGTTCGTGGGGACACATTTGGGCAGGTGGGTTGATGCGCCTGCCCGTTGCGTCTATTAAGTTATGATTGAGGGATGTCGATTGCTCCGACAAAGTTATAAATGATTTTGATGGTTCGGTCGCCTTTTCTACTGTACTTCTCTTTCTCTCCGATCTCGATTCGGTCGATGAATGAAAACAGGATTTCGGGCGTTAGTTCTTCCACGTCGATGTAATAGCGCATCATTCGGATGAAGTTTTCAAGATCTTCGTTGTCCTGCGCGACGTCGTTGATACTCTTTTCCAATGCCGCGATCCGCTCCACGATTGCCGCTTGCTCTTTCTCATAAGAACCGGCGAGTTGGTCGTATCGCTCCTGCGTTATTCTTCCGAGCGCACAGTCCTCGTACAGTTTCCGTATAATCAAGTCAAGTTCCGTCTTTCGCGCATTGGCTTTTGTCAGTTCCGTTTTCGCTTGCGATGTCAGTTTCAATTTCTCTTTCTGCGAGCAGTTCAGATAGTTTTCGATAAACTCCTGTTCGTGATTGGAAACATACGCGCTGACTTTTCGTAAGTCGTTCAGAATGATTTTCTCCAACAGGTCTATCCGTATTCTGTGTGCCGTACACATATTTTGTTTTTTCTTCCGATAGGATGAACAACAAAGCGAATCTTGGTCATGACTGTGTGTGCTGTGATGGATCACCAACTTTGCGCCGCAATCCGCGCAGAACACTTTGCCGATATACTTGTTTGGGACACGGTGTTTGACAGGTATCGGTTCGCCCGGTTTTAACACGGGTTTTACCCGACGGCTTTTTTCTCTCATCTTCTGCACCAACTCAAACGTCTCCTTGTCGATGATGGCTTCCTGCGTATTCTCAAAGATCACCCATTGTTCCATCGGAAAGAATACTTGTTCTTTTGACTTGTAGGACGGCTTTTTCGTCTTGAAGTTCGCCGTACAACCTGTGTAATCAATCTTTCCGAGCATTTGATAAATCGTCGGTCCTGTCCAAACCGTCGGATCATTGCTTCTCATCCTTAACGGAAAACCCATCTTTTGATAATGGATGAGCGGCGTATCAATGCCACGCTCCGTCAGGATTGTAGCGATTTCTTTCGCGCCTTTACCTTCCACAAACAATCTGAAAACCTCTTTTACCACTTCCGCGGCTTCCTTGTCAAGAATCCATTTCGTCTTATCGTTCGGATCTTTCATATACCCATACGGCGGGACTGCGCTCAAGTGCTTTCCCGACATTCCCTTTGCGTGGAGAACGGCGCGTACTTTCTTGCTCGTATCCTTTGCGTACCATTCGTTGATGATGTTCCGGAACGGCGTAAACTCATTGTCAGCTTCACAGTCGCTGTCCACTTGGTCATTGACGGCGATAAAACGAATCTTTGCCGTCGGGAACAGTATCTCCGTAAAGTAACCGACCATTATGTAGTTTCTGCCGAAACGGGACATATCTTTCACGATGACCGTCCCGACTTCGCCGCTCTCTATATCCGAGAGCATCCGTTGAAAGTCCGGTCGGTCGAAGTTCGTCCCCGAATATCCGTCGTCAACGTAATAGCGGTAATTATGAAATCCGTGCTTTCGGGCGTATTCTCCGAGTATCTCTTTTTGATGCGTAATACTGTTGCTATCGCCGGTCAACTCATCGTCGCGGCTTAAGCGGCAGTATAACGCGGTAACCGAATCACCTCCGTTTATTCTGTTTTTCTTGATTTTTGTAGCCATTTGCATTTCTAACATATCTATTTACCTCCGTTAGTTTGCAAACAGCAAGTTCGT from Clostridia bacterium carries:
- a CDS encoding helix-turn-helix transcriptional regulator; protein product: MKKKIALIVVELETEETDGTVEECVLDREALSLTDEDILYLVEHTPASATLTAREKEVLAATFKGRRRADTAEELFLSESTVKKHLRSIYAKLGVKNEYELLSLLYRQPK
- a CDS encoding recombinase family protein, whose translation is MHVCKNYAKSKGIIILDTYIDRAMTGTNDNRPDLQRMLKDSKKREWKYVIVYKLDRFSRNKYEMAMHKKTLRDNGIKLVSATEYIPDTPETIIIESMLEGYAEYYSAELSQKVRRGMRESRIKGNYTCGTLLFGYEVVDHKLRIIEEETEIVRLIYSKYLNGEVLKDLINELNAQNITNNGRPFNKNTMYHILRNERYTGIVRYDGVIYDNIYPQIITPETFEKVRVKTLQNKHGGNSTITNYMLRKKVVCGYCGCNITAECGTARNGEVMRYYKCIGRKHGNGCRKASIHKAKLEEIVIKSLIDALNRPKVKADLVAKLMRYQKEQNEHSVRYEVLRREQRQVDIALQNLMKAVEGGLVTRTTGERLKELEQKQVELEEQVAKEKCKMMVEIPEETIAQFYEEALRMEPELLVAYLVNKIVLYDDKIQIYLNTPLMSSPEQDRGCFSYNCRKTYTLPYYGFVVHVTIYA
- a CDS encoding recombinase family protein gives rise to the protein MLEMQMATKIKKNRINGGDSVTALYCRLSRDDELTGDSNSITHQKEILGEYARKHGFHNYRYYVDDGYSGTNFDRPDFQRMLSDIESGEVGTVIVKDMSRFGRNYIMVGYFTEILFPTAKIRFIAVNDQVDSDCEADNEFTPFRNIINEWYAKDTSKKVRAVLHAKGMSGKHLSAVPPYGYMKDPNDKTKWILDKEAAEVVKEVFRLFVEGKGAKEIATILTERGIDTPLIHYQKMGFPLRMRSNDPTVWTGPTIYQMLGKIDYTGCTANFKTKKPSYKSKEQVFFPMEQWVIFENTQEAIIDKETFELVQKMREKSRRVKPVLKPGEPIPVKHRVPNKYIGKVFCADCGAKLVIHHSTHSHDQDSLCCSSYRKKKQNMCTAHRIRIDLLEKIILNDLRKVSAYVSNHEQEFIENYLNCSQKEKLKLTSQAKTELTKANARKTELDLIIRKLYEDCALGRITQERYDQLAGSYEKEQAAIVERIAALEKSINDVAQDNEDLENFIRMMRYYIDVEELTPEILFSFIDRIEIGEKEKYSRKGDRTIKIIYNFVGAIDIPQS